A stretch of Aeromicrobium tamlense DNA encodes these proteins:
- a CDS encoding MarR family winged helix-turn-helix transcriptional regulator — MTSAPNPLSLDEQVCFALSVASRTVIGCYRDVLEPLGLTHPQYLVMLALWENDGLTLRGLSDALRLEPATVSPLVKRLETAGLIRRDRRAGDERAFSLTVTDEGRALREKALAVPATMLERFDMDVAELQQVNRWLHELIERADRAHERTTA, encoded by the coding sequence ATGACCTCGGCCCCGAACCCGCTCTCCCTGGACGAGCAGGTGTGCTTCGCGCTCTCGGTCGCGTCGCGCACCGTGATCGGCTGCTACCGCGACGTCCTCGAGCCGCTCGGCCTCACCCATCCGCAGTACCTGGTGATGCTGGCGCTGTGGGAGAACGACGGACTCACCCTGCGCGGACTGAGCGACGCGCTGCGCCTCGAGCCGGCCACCGTGTCGCCCCTCGTCAAGCGCCTGGAGACGGCCGGCCTCATCCGTCGCGACCGCCGCGCGGGCGACGAGCGCGCCTTCTCCCTCACCGTGACCGACGAGGGCCGCGCCCTGCGCGAGAAGGCCCTGGCGGTCCCGGCGACGATGCTCGAGCGCTTCGACATGGACGTCGCCGAGCTCCAGCAGGTCAACCGATGGCTGCACGAACTCATCGAGCGGGCCGACCGGGCCCACGAAAGGACCACGGCATGA
- a CDS encoding PDDEXK family nuclease: MTSDLVRGSQALGELDFARLCREHGLPAPTRQSWRRTGRGSAFLDVEWPEFGVAVEIDGVHHLEAPVMVADALRQNHVVLERSTVLRIPNLGLRVAPAEFMQQVRRALVRGGWKPDEDVMRSGRGSGRSA, encoded by the coding sequence GTGACGTCCGACCTGGTCCGTGGCTCCCAGGCGCTCGGCGAGCTCGACTTCGCGCGACTGTGCCGGGAGCACGGCCTGCCCGCGCCCACGCGGCAGTCTTGGCGACGAACCGGACGGGGCTCGGCGTTCCTGGACGTCGAGTGGCCGGAGTTCGGCGTCGCGGTCGAGATCGACGGCGTCCACCACCTCGAGGCGCCGGTGATGGTCGCCGATGCCCTTCGCCAGAATCACGTCGTGTTGGAGCGTTCGACGGTGCTGCGCATCCCGAACCTCGGCCTGCGCGTCGCCCCGGCGGAGTTCATGCAGCAGGTCCGACGCGCCCTCGTCCGAGGTGGGTGGAAGCCGGACGAGGACGTCATGCGCAGCGGTCGTGGGAGCGGCCGCTCCGCATGA
- a CDS encoding nucleosidase yields MSPERVLVVSATKAEAAHLPTEMPLVLTGIGKVEAATATTEAIAALRPELVLNVGTGGALRPGLTGLFLPSTVLNHDYSADAIRALGHDAVDEIGLPDGDGTVLATGDLFVTDPAVRAGLAERAHLVDMEGFAVARAAQRAGVPCRLVKIVSDAADDSALEWNAVVDACARLLGHWVREQIV; encoded by the coding sequence GTGAGCCCCGAGAGGGTCCTCGTCGTCTCGGCGACGAAGGCCGAGGCCGCGCACCTGCCGACCGAGATGCCGCTGGTGCTGACGGGGATCGGCAAGGTCGAGGCGGCCACCGCGACCACCGAGGCGATCGCCGCGCTGCGTCCCGAGCTCGTGCTGAACGTGGGCACCGGGGGTGCCCTGCGGCCCGGTCTCACGGGGCTCTTCCTGCCGTCCACGGTGCTCAACCACGACTACTCGGCCGACGCGATCCGCGCCCTGGGGCACGACGCGGTCGACGAGATCGGCCTGCCGGACGGCGACGGGACCGTGCTCGCCACGGGTGACCTGTTCGTCACCGACCCGGCCGTCCGCGCGGGACTGGCCGAGCGGGCTCACCTCGTCGACATGGAGGGATTCGCCGTGGCCCGCGCCGCCCAGCGCGCCGGTGTCCCGTGCCGCCTCGTGAAGATCGTCAGCGACGCCGCGGACGACTCGGCGCTCGAGTGGAACGCCGTGGTCGACGCGTGCGCGCGCCTGCTCGGCCACTGGGTCCGCGAGCAGATCGTCTGA
- a CDS encoding helix-turn-helix domain-containing protein has translation MAFRHRREYDESVPRALRAARDSYDAATAEYEEAIARARREWAAALATAIEAGMSYQEIADEVGVSHTSISRAIKQYGSD, from the coding sequence ATGGCCTTCCGCCACCGTCGCGAGTACGACGAATCCGTGCCCCGGGCGCTCCGAGCGGCCCGTGACTCGTACGACGCCGCCACCGCCGAGTACGAGGAGGCCATCGCCCGCGCCCGGCGCGAGTGGGCGGCCGCCCTGGCCACGGCGATCGAGGCCGGGATGTCGTACCAGGAGATCGCCGACGAGGTCGGTGTCTCGCACACCAGCATCAGCCGCGCGATCAAGCAGTACGGCTCGGACTGA
- a CDS encoding alpha/beta hydrolase produces the protein MSAGTSAGLSAAAMAERAVVRGFARLPESVVARLGRHAPVNRDGEQLSPEIAVALRVLNRIPGGDFTEHPVEQARRMLTDEALVFADVFPEFAVEEDLLIPSAAGPIPATRYRATTESKGLVVYFHGGGWVLGSRVSTDSAVRFLATEAGVDVLSVDYRLAPEHPFPAAVEDAEAAWDFAVEHAPGWGLDPHRIVVAGDSAGGNLSAVLSNRLRGREVVPALQVLLFPVTDLSTKHPSYQEFSDGFFLTEKHMDWYRERYLADPADALDPQASPLLEPDLSGAPPAYVAVAGFDPLRDEGIAYAERLEQAGVPTTLAREGSLIHAFVNITGVSRPAREATTRIARAIAAAVA, from the coding sequence GTGAGCGCCGGCACCAGCGCGGGCCTGTCCGCCGCGGCGATGGCCGAGCGTGCCGTGGTGCGCGGCTTCGCCCGTCTCCCGGAGTCCGTGGTCGCGCGGCTCGGCCGGCACGCGCCGGTCAACCGCGACGGGGAGCAGCTCTCGCCCGAGATCGCCGTGGCGCTGCGGGTCCTCAACCGGATCCCCGGTGGCGACTTCACCGAGCACCCCGTCGAGCAGGCCCGCCGCATGCTGACCGACGAGGCCCTCGTGTTCGCCGACGTGTTCCCCGAGTTCGCCGTCGAGGAGGACCTCCTCATCCCCAGCGCGGCCGGCCCGATCCCCGCCACCCGCTACCGCGCGACCACCGAGTCGAAGGGCCTCGTCGTGTACTTCCACGGGGGCGGCTGGGTGCTGGGCAGCCGCGTCAGCACCGACTCGGCCGTGCGCTTCCTGGCCACCGAGGCCGGCGTCGACGTCCTGTCCGTGGACTACCGGCTGGCCCCCGAGCACCCGTTCCCTGCCGCGGTCGAGGACGCGGAGGCGGCGTGGGACTTCGCCGTCGAGCACGCGCCCGGCTGGGGCCTCGACCCGCACCGGATCGTCGTCGCGGGCGACAGCGCGGGCGGCAACCTCAGCGCCGTGCTGTCGAACCGACTCCGCGGACGCGAGGTCGTGCCCGCGCTGCAGGTGCTGCTGTTCCCCGTCACGGACCTGTCCACCAAGCATCCGTCGTACCAGGAGTTCTCCGACGGCTTCTTCCTCACCGAGAAGCACATGGACTGGTACCGCGAGCGCTACCTGGCCGATCCGGCCGACGCGCTCGACCCGCAGGCCTCGCCGCTGCTCGAGCCCGACCTGTCCGGAGCCCCGCCCGCGTACGTCGCCGTGGCGGGCTTCGACCCCCTGCGCGACGAGGGGATCGCCTACGCCGAACGGCTCGAGCAGGCCGGCGTGCCGACCACGCTGGCGCGCGAGGGCTCGCTGATCCACGCCTTCGTCAACATCACCGGCGTCAGCCGTCCCGCGCGGGAGGCCACCACCCGCATCGCCCGAGCGATCGCGGCAGCCGTGGCCTGA
- a CDS encoding acylphosphatase, with protein sequence MRRVHVTVRGRVQGVGYRWSTRLVAEREQVTGWVRNCDDGTVEAELQGEPERLDAVLAWMAEGPPGSVVESRDVADLEPVESSGFDVR encoded by the coding sequence GTGAGGCGGGTCCACGTCACGGTGCGCGGCCGGGTGCAGGGGGTCGGCTACCGCTGGTCGACGCGTCTCGTGGCCGAGCGCGAGCAGGTCACCGGGTGGGTGCGGAACTGCGACGACGGCACGGTCGAGGCCGAGCTGCAGGGCGAGCCCGAGCGGCTCGACGCCGTGCTCGCCTGGATGGCCGAGGGCCCTCCCGGATCGGTCGTGGAGTCGCGCGACGTGGCGGACCTGGAGCCGGTGGAGTCGAGCGGGTTCGACGTCCGATGA
- a CDS encoding glycerol-3-phosphate dehydrogenase/oxidase produces the protein MRSVALSPQHRQEALDALASEHLDVLVIGGGVVGGGAALDAATRGLSVGLVEARDFGSGTSSRSSKLVHGGLRYLEMLDFRLVAEALGERSLLIDKLAPHLVKPVPFLYPLTHRVWERFYAGSGVALYDSMALLSGRSRGVPRHRHLTRTGARRIMPALRKDALVGALHYYDGQVDDARHTMFLSRTAAAYGAHVASRTRVIDLLREGDRVVGARVKDLESGREIDIRARQVVNATGVWTDETQSFAAERGQFNVRASKGIHLVVPRDRIRGESGLILRTEKSVLFVIPWGRHWIIGTTDTDWSLSKDHPAASAKDIQYLLDHVNRVLVEPLEPEDVEGVYAGLRPLLAGEDEATSKLSREHAVSTSVKGLVVIAGGKYTTYRIMAKDAIDAAVQQMGTLLDRRVPECVTDDIPLLGADGYAALWNQRQALAAAHGIGVGRVEHLLNRFGTLATEVLDLIAGRPDLGEPLAGSDDYLRAEVVYGVTHEGARHLDDILARRTRISIETFHRGTESAQDAAALMAEALGWSDEQREREVDHYLKRVDAERESQTMPDDETADAARLGAPDVVPVARQ, from the coding sequence ATGCGATCGGTTGCCCTCTCCCCGCAGCACCGCCAGGAGGCGCTCGACGCGCTGGCCTCGGAACACCTCGACGTCCTCGTGATCGGCGGTGGCGTCGTCGGCGGCGGCGCGGCGCTCGACGCGGCGACCCGCGGCCTGTCCGTGGGCCTCGTCGAGGCGCGCGACTTCGGCTCCGGCACGTCCAGCCGCTCGAGCAAGCTCGTCCACGGCGGCCTGCGCTACCTCGAGATGCTCGACTTCCGCCTCGTCGCCGAGGCCCTGGGGGAGCGCAGCCTGCTGATCGACAAGCTCGCGCCGCACCTGGTCAAGCCCGTGCCGTTCCTGTACCCGCTGACCCACCGCGTCTGGGAGCGCTTCTACGCCGGATCCGGCGTCGCCCTGTACGACTCGATGGCGCTGCTGTCGGGCCGCTCGCGCGGTGTGCCGCGGCACCGTCACCTCACCCGCACCGGTGCTCGCCGGATCATGCCCGCGCTGCGCAAGGACGCCCTCGTCGGCGCCCTGCACTACTACGACGGCCAGGTCGACGACGCCCGCCACACGATGTTCCTCTCCCGCACGGCCGCCGCGTACGGCGCGCACGTCGCCAGCCGCACCCGCGTGATCGACCTGCTGCGCGAGGGCGACCGTGTCGTCGGCGCGCGGGTCAAGGACCTCGAGTCGGGCCGCGAGATCGACATCCGCGCGCGCCAGGTCGTCAACGCCACGGGCGTGTGGACCGACGAGACGCAGTCGTTCGCGGCCGAGCGCGGCCAGTTCAACGTGCGCGCCAGCAAGGGCATCCACCTCGTCGTGCCGCGCGACCGGATCCGCGGCGAGTCGGGCCTGATCCTGCGCACCGAGAAGTCGGTCCTCTTCGTCATCCCGTGGGGCCGCCACTGGATCATCGGCACCACCGACACGGACTGGTCGCTCAGCAAGGACCACCCGGCCGCGAGCGCCAAGGACATCCAGTACCTGCTCGACCACGTGAATCGCGTGCTCGTCGAGCCGCTCGAGCCCGAGGACGTCGAGGGTGTCTACGCCGGTCTGCGTCCGCTGCTGGCGGGGGAGGACGAGGCCACGAGCAAGCTCTCGCGCGAGCACGCCGTCTCGACCTCGGTGAAGGGACTCGTCGTCATCGCGGGCGGCAAGTACACGACCTACCGGATCATGGCCAAGGACGCGATCGACGCAGCCGTGCAGCAGATGGGCACGCTGCTCGACCGGCGCGTGCCCGAGTGCGTCACCGACGACATCCCGCTGCTGGGCGCCGACGGGTACGCGGCCCTGTGGAACCAGCGCCAGGCGCTCGCCGCCGCGCACGGCATCGGCGTCGGCCGCGTGGAGCACCTGCTCAACCGCTTCGGCACGCTGGCCACCGAGGTGCTCGACCTCATCGCCGGGCGTCCCGACCTGGGGGAGCCGCTCGCCGGCTCCGACGACTACCTGCGTGCCGAGGTCGTCTACGGCGTCACGCACGAGGGCGCCCGCCACCTCGACGACATCCTCGCCCGCCGCACGCGCATCTCGATCGAGACCTTCCACCGCGGCACCGAGTCCGCGCAGGACGCGGCCGCGCTCATGGCCGAGGCGCTCGGCTGGTCCGACGAGCAGCGCGAGCGCGAGGTCGACCACTACCTCAAGCGGGTCGACGCCGAGCGCGAGAGCCAGACGATGCCCGACGACGAGACGGCCGACGCGGCGCGCCTCGGCGCTCCGGACGTCGTGCCGGTGGCGCGCCAATGA
- the glpK gene encoding glycerol kinase GlpK, with protein sequence MSQEFVGAIDQGTTSTRFMVFDHRGEEQGRHQVEHEQVLPQAGWVEHDATEIWENTREVIERGLEAAGITAADLAAVGITNQRETTVVWDRRTGEPYANAIVWQDTRTADLAKRLDEDGHGTVIHAKSGLPPAAYFAGGKLHWILENVDGVREDAEVGHALFGTIDTWLIWNLTGGTDGGVHVTDVTNASRTMLMNLESLEWDDELLEIFGVPRQMLPEITSSSQEFGRTTKDGPFGAEVILAGNLGDQHAALVGQACFEPGMLKNTYGTGNFLVLNTGTEIVRSDRGLLTTLAYRFGDEPPVYALEGSIAVTGSAIQWLRDQLKVFDDAADSEALAETVDDNGGVYFVPAFSGLFAPYWRSDARGVIVGLSRFNTVAHVARAALEAICYQSKDVVDVMVADSGIELEVLRVDGGITANELCMQIQADILDIEVSRPVVPETTCLGAAYAAGLAVGFWSSTDELVANWSESKRWSPDWDDEQRDAGYHQWKKAVERTLGWVE encoded by the coding sequence ATGTCACAGGAGTTCGTCGGCGCGATCGACCAGGGGACGACCAGCACGCGGTTCATGGTGTTCGACCACCGCGGGGAGGAGCAGGGACGGCACCAGGTGGAGCACGAGCAGGTGCTGCCGCAGGCCGGCTGGGTGGAGCACGATGCCACCGAGATCTGGGAGAACACGCGCGAGGTCATCGAGCGGGGACTCGAGGCCGCCGGGATCACCGCCGCCGACCTCGCCGCCGTCGGCATCACGAACCAGCGCGAGACCACGGTCGTGTGGGACCGGCGCACCGGCGAGCCCTACGCGAACGCGATCGTCTGGCAGGACACCCGCACCGCCGACCTCGCGAAGCGCCTCGACGAGGACGGACACGGCACGGTCATCCACGCCAAGTCCGGCCTGCCGCCCGCCGCGTACTTCGCCGGCGGCAAGCTGCACTGGATCCTGGAGAACGTGGACGGCGTGCGCGAGGACGCCGAAGTGGGCCACGCGCTGTTCGGCACGATCGACACCTGGCTCATCTGGAACCTCACCGGCGGCACCGACGGCGGCGTCCACGTCACCGACGTCACCAACGCCAGCCGCACCATGCTGATGAACCTCGAGAGCCTCGAGTGGGACGACGAGCTGCTCGAGATCTTCGGCGTCCCGCGGCAGATGCTGCCCGAGATCACCTCGTCGTCCCAGGAGTTCGGGCGCACGACCAAGGACGGCCCGTTCGGTGCCGAGGTGATCCTGGCGGGCAACCTCGGCGACCAGCACGCCGCGCTCGTCGGCCAGGCCTGCTTCGAGCCCGGGATGCTCAAGAACACCTACGGCACCGGCAACTTCCTCGTGCTCAACACCGGCACTGAGATCGTCCGCTCCGATCGCGGCCTGCTCACCACGCTGGCCTACCGCTTCGGCGACGAGCCGCCGGTGTACGCGCTGGAGGGCTCGATCGCCGTCACCGGGTCGGCGATCCAGTGGCTGCGCGACCAGCTCAAGGTCTTCGACGACGCGGCCGACTCCGAGGCGCTCGCCGAGACGGTGGACGACAACGGCGGCGTCTACTTCGTCCCGGCCTTCAGCGGCCTGTTCGCGCCGTACTGGCGCTCCGACGCCCGCGGCGTGATCGTCGGGCTCTCGCGCTTCAACACCGTGGCCCACGTGGCCCGGGCCGCCCTCGAGGCGATCTGCTACCAGAGCAAGGACGTCGTCGACGTCATGGTGGCGGACTCCGGCATCGAGCTGGAGGTGCTGCGCGTCGACGGCGGCATCACCGCGAACGAGCTGTGCATGCAGATCCAGGCGGACATCCTCGACATCGAGGTCAGCCGCCCGGTGGTCCCCGAGACCACGTGCCTGGGCGCCGCGTACGCCGCCGGGCTGGCGGTGGGCTTCTGGTCGAGCACCGACGAGCTGGTGGCGAACTGGTCGGAGTCGAAGCGCTGGAGCCCGGACTGGGACGACGAGCAGCGCGACGCCGGCTACCACCAGTGGAAGAAGGCCGTCGAGCGCACGCTGGGGTGGGTCGAGTGA
- a CDS encoding PaaI family thioesterase has product MTALPLTDDQLAAMSRMTGLEFLQFAFTLPRDQRPAVIGDLFGMQVLSLEEGKVSFSIQSLPTAANPLGTLHGGACATLLDSVMGCAVHTMLGPGVGYGTLELKVNYIRTVPVDGRTLTGTGSIIHVGRSTATAEGKVLDPDGKLVAHGTTTCMIYS; this is encoded by the coding sequence ATGACCGCCCTGCCGCTCACCGATGACCAGCTCGCCGCGATGTCCCGCATGACCGGGCTCGAGTTCCTGCAGTTCGCCTTCACGCTGCCGCGCGACCAGCGTCCCGCCGTGATCGGCGACCTCTTCGGCATGCAGGTGCTGTCGTTGGAGGAGGGGAAGGTGTCGTTCTCGATCCAGTCGCTGCCGACGGCGGCCAACCCGCTCGGCACGCTGCACGGCGGCGCCTGCGCGACCCTGCTGGACTCGGTGATGGGCTGCGCCGTGCACACGATGCTCGGCCCCGGCGTCGGCTACGGCACGCTCGAGCTCAAGGTCAACTACATCCGCACCGTGCCGGTGGACGGCCGCACGCTGACCGGCACCGGGTCGATCATCCACGTCGGCCGCAGCACCGCCACGGCCGAGGGCAAGGTGCTCGACCCCGACGGCAAGCTCGTCGCGCACGGCACCACCACCTGCATGATCTACTCCTGA
- a CDS encoding phytoene desaturase family protein, whose translation MAERVVIVGAGHNGLVAAALLARAGLDVLVLERLDRVGGAAVSTQAFDGHDARLSRFSYLVSLFPQALIDELGLDLELRSRDTASFTPWRRDGRAGGLLVETSGGEATRASFAELTGGDAEFEAWKAFYDEVGTLARALAPTLLQPLPHIGDVRDHVEMAIWTDLVEQPIGEAIRRRFADDVVRGVVATDALIGTFASLEDLSLVQNRCFLYHLIGNGTGEWRVPVGGMGAVTQELARVATEAGAEIRLNSAVDGIDVSDVDVTICGDGFVERADHVLFGAAPYVLERLLGHSPTSKPAGAQLKLNVLLSRLPELASGVDPRVAFAGTFHLDESFDQLQHAWSVAESGDLPPATGEFYCHTLTDRSILGPELRDAGAETLTYFGLHTPPGVLDAPGAKEEAVKRVLAALDEHLAEPIEPLILGLEAKTPTEIEHELAMPGGHIFHGDLAWPWLEEGERPHSPAERWGVATAHPRVLLCGSGARRGGAVSGLGGHSAARALLDSL comes from the coding sequence ATGGCCGAACGCGTCGTCATCGTCGGGGCAGGACACAACGGGCTCGTGGCGGCGGCGCTGCTGGCGCGGGCGGGGCTCGACGTCCTGGTGCTGGAGCGGCTCGACCGCGTGGGCGGCGCCGCGGTGAGCACGCAGGCGTTCGACGGTCACGACGCGCGGCTCTCGCGCTTCTCCTACCTCGTGAGCCTGTTCCCGCAGGCGCTCATCGACGAGCTGGGGCTCGACCTGGAGCTGCGCTCGCGCGACACCGCGTCGTTCACGCCGTGGCGTCGCGACGGACGCGCCGGCGGGCTGCTCGTCGAGACCTCCGGCGGCGAGGCCACGCGCGCCTCCTTCGCCGAGCTCACCGGCGGCGACGCCGAGTTCGAGGCGTGGAAGGCCTTCTACGACGAGGTCGGCACGCTGGCCCGGGCCCTCGCGCCCACGCTGCTGCAGCCCCTCCCCCACATCGGCGACGTGCGCGACCACGTCGAGATGGCCATCTGGACCGACCTCGTGGAGCAGCCGATCGGTGAGGCCATCCGGCGCCGGTTCGCCGACGACGTCGTGCGCGGGGTCGTCGCCACCGACGCGCTGATCGGCACGTTCGCGTCGCTCGAGGACCTCTCGCTCGTGCAGAACCGCTGCTTCCTCTACCACCTGATCGGCAACGGCACGGGCGAGTGGCGCGTCCCCGTCGGCGGCATGGGCGCGGTCACGCAGGAGCTCGCGCGGGTCGCCACCGAGGCCGGCGCCGAGATCCGCCTCAACTCGGCCGTCGACGGCATCGACGTGAGCGACGTCGACGTCACGATCTGCGGCGACGGATTCGTCGAGCGCGCCGACCACGTGCTGTTCGGCGCGGCGCCGTACGTGCTCGAGCGGCTGCTCGGCCATTCCCCGACCAGCAAGCCCGCCGGGGCGCAGCTCAAGCTCAACGTCCTGCTCTCGCGACTCCCCGAGCTCGCCTCGGGCGTGGACCCACGCGTGGCGTTCGCCGGCACGTTCCACCTCGACGAGTCCTTCGACCAGCTGCAGCACGCGTGGTCGGTCGCCGAGTCGGGCGACCTCCCGCCGGCCACCGGCGAGTTCTACTGCCACACCCTGACCGACCGCTCGATCCTCGGCCCCGAGCTGCGCGACGCAGGCGCCGAGACACTGACCTACTTCGGCCTGCACACGCCCCCGGGCGTCCTCGACGCCCCCGGCGCGAAGGAGGAGGCCGTCAAGCGGGTCCTGGCCGCGCTCGACGAGCACCTCGCCGAGCCGATCGAGCCGTTGATCCTGGGGCTCGAGGCCAAGACGCCCACCGAGATCGAGCACGAGCTGGCCATGCCGGGCGGCCACATCTTCCACGGCGACCTCGCGTGGCCGTGGCTCGAGGAGGGCGAGCGTCCGCACTCCCCGGCCGAGCGCTGGGGCGTCGCGACCGCGCACCCGCGGGTGCTGCTGTGCGGCAGCGGCGCGCGGCGCGGCGGCGCGGTCAGCGGTCTCGGCGGCCACAGCGCCGCGCGGGCGCTGCTCGACTCGCTCTGA
- a CDS encoding dienelactone hydrolase family protein: protein MTTIADWNRSTFTHAGIEHETFRRGTGPGVVVMHELPGITPEVIAFADEVVDRGFTVVMPNLFGDPGRPMTAGYTVRSVVRGCVSKEFTALALRRTAPVTRWLAALASDLHASVGGPGVGAVGMCFTGGFALAMLVDDAVIAPVLAQPSLPFPVTPARSRDLGLSPADHTRVLDRVAAGCPVLGLRYEDDPASDGRFEVLRRELGERFTAVELPGRKHSTLTLHRQQRAVDAVLDFLDERLR from the coding sequence ATGACCACCATCGCGGACTGGAATCGCAGCACCTTCACTCACGCGGGGATCGAGCACGAGACGTTCCGGCGCGGCACGGGGCCCGGCGTCGTCGTGATGCACGAGCTGCCCGGGATCACCCCCGAGGTCATCGCGTTCGCCGACGAGGTGGTCGACCGCGGCTTCACGGTGGTCATGCCGAACCTGTTCGGCGACCCCGGCCGGCCCATGACGGCGGGGTACACGGTCCGATCGGTGGTGCGCGGCTGCGTCAGCAAGGAGTTCACGGCCCTCGCCCTGCGCCGCACGGCTCCCGTGACGCGGTGGCTCGCGGCGCTCGCGTCCGACCTGCACGCCTCGGTGGGCGGGCCCGGCGTCGGCGCGGTCGGGATGTGCTTCACGGGCGGGTTCGCCCTGGCGATGCTGGTGGACGACGCGGTGATCGCGCCGGTCCTCGCGCAGCCGTCGCTGCCGTTCCCCGTCACGCCCGCGCGATCGCGCGACCTCGGGCTGTCCCCGGCCGACCACACGCGAGTGCTCGACCGCGTCGCCGCCGGCTGTCCGGTGCTGGGGCTGCGCTACGAGGACGACCCGGCCTCCGACGGGCGCTTCGAGGTGCTGCGTCGCGAGCTGGGGGAGCGGTTCACCGCCGTCGAGCTCCCGGGCCGCAAGCACAGCACGCTGACGCTGCACCGCCAGCAGCGCGCCGTCGACGCCGTCCTGGACTTCCTCGACGAGCGGCTGCGGTGA
- the nhaA gene encoding Na+/H+ antiporter NhaA, with amino-acid sequence MTSPGLFTRGSWRESARIADILRRETVGGTILVVAALAALVWANSPWSDAYFDLTQARIGPESLHLDLTVAHWAADGLLAIFFFVVGLELKREFVAGDLSDPRRAALPVVAAMGGMAVPALIFVAFNAGNGTTHGWAIPTATDIAFAVAVLAVLSTHLPSALRTFLLTLAVVDDLLAITVIAVFYTASLDLLMLGAAVIPLALFAVVARRGPRTGWVLIPLALLTWWFMHESGVHATVAGVLLGFTVPARGDDSIAERMEHRVRPVSTGVAVPIFAFTAAGVAVSGDVLADAFSSPVTLGIVAGLVLGKPIGIVGSAMLLSATTKAQLDPSIRWVDVLGVAMLAGIGFTVSLLIGDLAYATDALEEYVKIGVLAGSLTASILAAIVLRRRNRHYRDVEREESVDDDGDGVPDAFQR; translated from the coding sequence ATGACCTCACCCGGCCTGTTCACCCGCGGCAGCTGGCGCGAATCCGCTCGCATCGCCGACATCCTGCGGCGCGAGACCGTGGGCGGCACGATCCTCGTGGTCGCCGCCCTCGCCGCGCTGGTCTGGGCCAACTCGCCCTGGTCGGACGCGTACTTCGACCTCACCCAGGCCCGGATCGGTCCCGAGTCGCTCCACCTGGACCTGACCGTGGCGCACTGGGCCGCCGACGGGCTGCTCGCCATCTTCTTCTTCGTCGTCGGACTCGAGCTCAAGCGCGAGTTCGTCGCGGGCGACCTCAGCGATCCGCGCCGTGCCGCGCTGCCCGTCGTGGCGGCCATGGGCGGCATGGCCGTCCCGGCCCTGATCTTCGTCGCGTTCAACGCCGGCAACGGCACCACCCACGGGTGGGCGATCCCCACGGCGACCGACATCGCCTTCGCGGTGGCGGTGCTGGCGGTGCTGAGCACGCACCTCCCGTCCGCGCTGCGCACGTTCCTGCTGACCCTCGCGGTCGTGGACGACCTGCTCGCGATCACGGTCATCGCGGTGTTCTACACCGCTTCGCTCGACCTCCTGATGCTCGGCGCCGCCGTGATCCCGCTCGCGCTGTTCGCCGTCGTCGCCCGCCGCGGTCCTCGCACGGGCTGGGTCCTGATTCCCCTCGCGCTGCTCACGTGGTGGTTCATGCACGAGTCGGGCGTCCACGCGACGGTGGCCGGCGTGCTGCTCGGCTTCACCGTGCCCGCGCGCGGCGACGACAGCATCGCCGAGCGGATGGAGCACCGGGTGCGTCCCGTGTCCACCGGAGTCGCCGTGCCGATCTTCGCCTTCACGGCCGCGGGCGTCGCCGTGTCGGGCGACGTGCTGGCCGACGCCTTCTCCTCGCCGGTCACCCTCGGCATCGTGGCGGGCCTCGTGCTCGGCAAGCCGATCGGCATCGTGGGCAGCGCCATGCTGCTCTCGGCCACGACGAAGGCGCAGCTCGACCCGAGCATCCGCTGGGTCGACGTCCTCGGCGTGGCGATGCTCGCCGGCATTGGGTTCACGGTCTCGCTGCTGATCGGCGACCTCGCCTACGCGACGGACGCGCTCGAGGAGTACGTCAAGATCGGCGTGCTGGCCGGCTCACTGACGGCGTCGATCCTGGCCGCGATCGTCCTGCGGCGCCGCAATCGGCACTACCGCGACGTGGAGCGCGAGGAGTCGGTGGACGACGACGGCGACGGCGTGCCCGACGCGTTCCAGCGCTGA